A single region of the Peromyscus eremicus chromosome 16_21, PerEre_H2_v1, whole genome shotgun sequence genome encodes:
- the Derl3 gene encoding derlin-3 isoform X1, whose product MAGQGLAAGFLQVPAVTRAYTAACVLTTAAVQLELLSPFQLYFNPHLVFRKFQVWRLITTFLFFGPLGFGFFFNMLFVFRYCRMLEEGSFRGRKADFVFMFLFGGVLMTLLGFLGSLFFLGQALMAMLVYVWSRRSPQVRVNFFGLLNFQAPFLPWALMGFSMLLGNSVLTDLLGIVVGHIYYFLEDVFPNQPGGKRLLLTPSFLKLLLDDPQEDPNYLPLPEEPPEP is encoded by the exons ATGGCAGGGCAGGGGCTGGCGGCGGGCTTCCTGCAGGTGCCCGCGGTGACGCGGGCCTACACCGCGGCCTGCGTCCTTACCACCGCCGCAGTG CAGCTGGAACTCCTCAGCCCCTTCCAGCTCTACTTCAACCCGCACCTGGTGTTCCGGAAGTTCCAG GTCTGGAGGCTCATCACTACCTTCCTCTTCTTCGGGCCCCTGGGATTCGGCTTCTTCTTCAACATGCTCTTCGT GTTCCGCTACTGCCGTATGCTGGAGGAGGGTTCTTTCCGTGGTCGAAAAGCCGACTTCGTCTTCATGTTTCTCTTCGGGGGTGTTCTTATGACT CTGCTGGGATTCCTGGGCAGCCTCTTTTTCCTGGGACAGGCCCTCATGGCCATGCTGGTCTATGTGTGGAGTCGTCGCAGCCCTCAGGTGAGGGTCAACTTCTTTGGATTACTCAACTTCCAGGCACCATTCCTGCCCTGGGCCCTCATGGGCTTCTCGATGCTGCTGGGCAACTCCGTCCTCACAGACCTGCTAG GCATTGTTGTGGGCCACATCTACTACTTCCTGGAAGATGTCTTTCCCAACCAGCCTGGAGGCAAGAGGCTGCTGCTGACCCCCAGCTTTCT GAAGCTACTACTCGATGACCCTCAGGAGGACCCCAATTACCTGCCCCTTCCAGAAGAACCACCAGAGCCCTGA
- the Derl3 gene encoding derlin-3 isoform X2, whose amino-acid sequence MAGQGLAAGFLQVPAVTRAYTAACVLTTAAVLELLSPFQLYFNPHLVFRKFQVWRLITTFLFFGPLGFGFFFNMLFVFRYCRMLEEGSFRGRKADFVFMFLFGGVLMTLLGFLGSLFFLGQALMAMLVYVWSRRSPQVRVNFFGLLNFQAPFLPWALMGFSMLLGNSVLTDLLGIVVGHIYYFLEDVFPNQPGGKRLLLTPSFLKLLLDDPQEDPNYLPLPEEPPEP is encoded by the exons ATGGCAGGGCAGGGGCTGGCGGCGGGCTTCCTGCAGGTGCCCGCGGTGACGCGGGCCTACACCGCGGCCTGCGTCCTTACCACCGCCGCAGTG CTGGAACTCCTCAGCCCCTTCCAGCTCTACTTCAACCCGCACCTGGTGTTCCGGAAGTTCCAG GTCTGGAGGCTCATCACTACCTTCCTCTTCTTCGGGCCCCTGGGATTCGGCTTCTTCTTCAACATGCTCTTCGT GTTCCGCTACTGCCGTATGCTGGAGGAGGGTTCTTTCCGTGGTCGAAAAGCCGACTTCGTCTTCATGTTTCTCTTCGGGGGTGTTCTTATGACT CTGCTGGGATTCCTGGGCAGCCTCTTTTTCCTGGGACAGGCCCTCATGGCCATGCTGGTCTATGTGTGGAGTCGTCGCAGCCCTCAGGTGAGGGTCAACTTCTTTGGATTACTCAACTTCCAGGCACCATTCCTGCCCTGGGCCCTCATGGGCTTCTCGATGCTGCTGGGCAACTCCGTCCTCACAGACCTGCTAG GCATTGTTGTGGGCCACATCTACTACTTCCTGGAAGATGTCTTTCCCAACCAGCCTGGAGGCAAGAGGCTGCTGCTGACCCCCAGCTTTCT GAAGCTACTACTCGATGACCCTCAGGAGGACCCCAATTACCTGCCCCTTCCAGAAGAACCACCAGAGCCCTGA